The Paenibacillus polymyxa M1 DNA segment CCTCCGCAGATGGAGGAAAGCAGGAACAATTTCTGTGGTACAGTAAGGATAAAGGCAAGACGTTTACTTCTTACCGCAACAAGCCTGTGATGTCCAACCCTGGTACGAAGGATTTCAGAGATCCCAAGATCGTCCGGGATACTGGGCGTAATCAATGGGTGATGGTCATGGCAGAGGGAACGAAGATTGGCTTTTATAAGTCTAAAAATTTAAAGGATTGGCAGTTTACGAGTGGCTTTCAAACAGAAAATATCGGGCTTGTGGAATGTCCTGACCTTTACCAGATGCGCGCAGATGATGGGACCTATCAATGGATTCTGGGCGCGAGCGCCAATAGTAAACCAACCGGTGGACCCAACACATATGCCTATTGGACGGGAGATTTTAATGGAGAAGCATTTCTCCCTGATCGCAATGATCCTGATTGGCTGGATTATGGCTTTGACTGGTATGGTGCGGTTACGTTCGAGGATGGCAAAGCCAAAGACCAATACAGTCACCGTTATGCGCTGGCCTGGATGAACAATTGGGATTATGCCAATAACACGCCTACCCTAAAAGAAGGCTTTAATGGAATGGATTCAGTTGTTCGCCAAATTCGGTTGAAGCGTACATCTGATGTCGGCTATCGCTTGGTTTCACAGCCTGTACCAGCTTTGGAGCAATTCCCAGTTGCAACGGAATCATTGGGGAAGATCCAAGTAGATGGGACTCACACGCTTCCGATAGCAGGTGATGCCTATCAGTTAGAGGCGGATGTATCTTGGTCAACGATCAAAAATACAGGATTGAGGCTTCGAGAGTCTGCGGATGGCAAGCGTCATGTAGATGTGGGTGTTTCGGTGGAGGGTCAATACTCTTATGTAAACAGAGCGAACACCGGGCAGCCGGATCAGAGTGGAAAATATGTAGAGAGTAAGGCGCCTTTTGATATCAACAAGAAAAATGTCCACTTGAAGATTCTCGTCGATAAAACCAGCATCGAAGTCTTTGTAGATGATGGAGAAGTAGCTTATTCCTCCTTAATATTCCCACGCTTAGAGGATCGGGGAATTACTCTTTTTTCAGATGGCGGTAAGGCTATTTTTAATAATGTAGTGATCAAACATTTTAGTCATTAAAAAAGTCCACCCATGAATATAAGGGTGGACTTTTCTGTGTAAATCTAAATTTTCGTTTAGCACAGCTATAAGATTGTTCGTTTATTCACAAACGATCAGTTGCTAAAATTACTATTCGTTCTATTTGTGATAAGGTGACAGATTA contains these protein-coding regions:
- a CDS encoding glycoside hydrolase family 32 protein; the encoded protein is MRKKAPKNIWIRSVVVITGLTIFIAMGWNMYQQDAGKPPKPAATPKNQANQSKHTTPTYRAAYHFTVPDKWKNDPQRPIYMDGEYHYYYLYNRDYPHKNGTEWRHATSTDLVHWKDEGVAIPKYTNPNGDPWSGSVVIDDHGTAGFGKGALVAIVTQPSADGGKQEQFLWYSKDKGKTFTSYRNKPVMSNPGTKDFRDPKIVRDTGRNQWVMVMAEGTKIGFYKSKNLKDWQFTSGFQTENIGLVECPDLYQMRADDGTYQWILGASANSKPTGGPNTYAYWTGDFNGEAFLPDRNDPDWLDYGFDWYGAVTFEDGKAKDQYSHRYALAWMNNWDYANNTPTLKEGFNGMDSVVRQIRLKRTSDVGYRLVSQPVPALEQFPVATESLGKIQVDGTHTLPIAGDAYQLEADVSWSTIKNTGLRLRESADGKRHVDVGVSVEGQYSYVNRANTGQPDQSGKYVESKAPFDINKKNVHLKILVDKTSIEVFVDDGEVAYSSLIFPRLEDRGITLFSDGGKAIFNNVVIKHFSH